The Mugil cephalus isolate CIBA_MC_2020 chromosome 11, CIBA_Mcephalus_1.1, whole genome shotgun sequence genome includes a window with the following:
- the si:dkey-26c10.5 gene encoding early activation antigen CD69 isoform X2 has translation MYIKFWRSYVEDKKDEVSENLSSKLSVKLEEEKGKQSEGNVRRYRAACLLLLVTCIVLLLVIVALAVNMRTGPTVCPVPEDTRAYKPADGQNPASAPTCSFEQCQFQYSDSFVQRIGCQQCSKGWLAFGRSCYYLSTIRMNWDQSQRNCTARGGSLAVVGNQKVQNFLTAKGSLKYWIGLRNRADAWTWVNNTMLRESFWQEPSRVGDCGILCSDINAEKNWISASCQAQAYYICEVQL, from the exons ATGTATATCAAATTCTGGCGCAGTTATGTGGAGGATAAAAAAGATGAAGTCAGCGAAAACTTGTCATCCAAGTTGTCGGTTAAactggaggaagagaaag GCAAACAGAGCGAAGGAAATGTCCGTCGATACCGCGCTGCGTGCCTTCTCCTCCTGGTGACCTGCATCGTCCTGCTGCTGGTCATTGTGGCCCTCGCTGTAAATA TGCGAACTGGACCCACAGTGTGCCCCGTGCCAGAGGACACCAGAGCATACAAGCCAGCTGACGGGCAAAATCCTGCGTCTGCTCCGACATGCAGCTTCGAGCAGTGCCAGTTCCAATACTCAGACAGCTTTGTCCAAC GCATCGGCTGCCAGCAGTGCTCTAAAGGCTGGCTGGCTTTTGGCAGATCATGTTATTACCTGTCCACCATACGGATGAACTGGGACCAGAGCCAGAGAAACTGCACCGCTAGAGGGGGATCTCTGGCTGTTGTTGGCAACCAGAAAGTTCAG AATTTCCTCACTGCGAAAGGGAGCCTGAAATACTGGATCGGGCTGAGAAACCGCGCCGACGCGTGGACCTGGGTGAACAACACCATGCTGCGAGAGAG TTTCTGGCAGGAGCCCTCACGGGTTGGGGACTGTGGGATTCTctgcagtgacatcaatgctgAGAAGAACTGGATCAGCGCTTCCTGCCAAGCGCAGGCTTACTACATCTGCGAGGTGCAGCTCTGA
- the zgc:92606 gene encoding gamma-aminobutyric acid receptor-associated protein-like 1, giving the protein MGSQYQRSVPLEVRRAEGERVRAKHPDKIPIIVERAPRSRAPELDKKKYLVPSDLTVGQLCFLIRQRVSLRPEEALFFFVNNSLPPSSSPLSAVYEEHHDDDLFLYMTYSNESVYGA; this is encoded by the exons atgGGCAGCCAGTACCAGCGCTCTGTACCACTTGAGGTGAGGAgagcggagggagagagagtccGGGCCAAGCATCCTGACAAGATACCG ATCATCGTGGAGAGGGCCCCCAGGTCACGAGCTCCTGAACTGGACAAGAAGAAATACCTAGTGCCCTCAGATTTAACAG TTGGTCAGCTGTGCTTCTTGATCCGTCAGCGTGTGTCTTTGAGACCAGAGGAAGcgctcttcttctttgtcaacaactccctccccccttccagctcccctctctctgctgtATATGAG gagcACCACGACGACGACCTGTTTCTCTACATGACCTACAGTAATGAGAGCGTGTACGGTGCCTGA
- the si:dkey-26c10.5 gene encoding C-type lectin domain family 9 member A isoform X1: MEMQDIPAGKETEKEEKGEDEGASEPMLEVKLEEEPKTEEPKTDHYALLQDPCEDIYSEAFPTDKPATAGKQSEGNVRRYRAACLLLLVTCIVLLLVIVALAVNMRTGPTVCPVPEDTRAYKPADGQNPASAPTCSFEQCQFQYSDSFVQRIGCQQCSKGWLAFGRSCYYLSTIRMNWDQSQRNCTARGGSLAVVGNQKVQNFLTAKGSLKYWIGLRNRADAWTWVNNTMLRESFWQEPSRVGDCGILCSDINAEKNWISASCQAQAYYICEVQL, encoded by the exons ATGGAGATGCAAGATATTCCTGCAGGCAAGGAGacggaaaaagaagaaaagggagaagatgaaggagcaAGTGAACCGATGCTGGAGGTCAAACTTGAAG aGGAACCGAAGACAGAGGAACCAAAGACAGACCACTATGCCCTACTACAAGATCCATGTGAGGACATCTACTCTGAAGCCTTTCCTACTGATAAACCAGCAACAGCAG GCAAACAGAGCGAAGGAAATGTCCGTCGATACCGCGCTGCGTGCCTTCTCCTCCTGGTGACCTGCATCGTCCTGCTGCTGGTCATTGTGGCCCTCGCTGTAAATA TGCGAACTGGACCCACAGTGTGCCCCGTGCCAGAGGACACCAGAGCATACAAGCCAGCTGACGGGCAAAATCCTGCGTCTGCTCCGACATGCAGCTTCGAGCAGTGCCAGTTCCAATACTCAGACAGCTTTGTCCAAC GCATCGGCTGCCAGCAGTGCTCTAAAGGCTGGCTGGCTTTTGGCAGATCATGTTATTACCTGTCCACCATACGGATGAACTGGGACCAGAGCCAGAGAAACTGCACCGCTAGAGGGGGATCTCTGGCTGTTGTTGGCAACCAGAAAGTTCAG AATTTCCTCACTGCGAAAGGGAGCCTGAAATACTGGATCGGGCTGAGAAACCGCGCCGACGCGTGGACCTGGGTGAACAACACCATGCTGCGAGAGAG TTTCTGGCAGGAGCCCTCACGGGTTGGGGACTGTGGGATTCTctgcagtgacatcaatgctgAGAAGAACTGGATCAGCGCTTCCTGCCAAGCGCAGGCTTACTACATCTGCGAGGTGCAGCTCTGA